A region of Periophthalmus magnuspinnatus isolate fPerMag1 chromosome 13, fPerMag1.2.pri, whole genome shotgun sequence DNA encodes the following proteins:
- the fzd9b gene encoding frizzled-9b: MTTTMGLDGCPLKVVVFLWCSLVISCSTFEIGSYDLERDRPAKCEPIVIPMCQGIGYNLTRMPNFMDHDDQKEAAIKLNEFAPLVAYGCDVHLRFFLCSLYAPMCTDKVSTSIPACRPMCEQARERCAPIMKKFSYTWPDSLDCSKLPTRNDPNALCMEAPENETRVVEGKKGEGMLPVPPRPRQSGTNTNRSPGSMGSCENPDKFQFVEKSQSCAPRCSPAVDVFWSRQDKDFAFIWMTVWSILCFVSTAFTVLTFLLEPHRFQYPERPIIFLSMCYNVYSVAFIIRSVAGAENIACDREHGELYIIQEGLESTGCTIVFLILYYFGMASSIWWVILTLTWFLAAGKKWGHEAIEAHSNYFHMAAWGIPALKTIIILTMRKVAGDELTGLCYVGSMDSGALTGFVLIPLSCYLVIGTSFILTGFVALFHIRKVMKTEGTNTEKLEKLMVKIGIYSILYTVPATCVIVCYFYERLNMDYWKLRGLQMKCGSFNSHHSDCSLQSSVPTVAVFMLKIFMSLVVGITSGVWVWSSKTLQTWQGLCSRKLTDRTSNRKPCNSVSCSSTQCHYKSPAVVLHMAKTELHSDNPTHV, encoded by the coding sequence ATGACTACAACAATGGGCCTGGATGGTTGTCCTCTAAAGGTGGTCGTGTTTCTGTGGTGTTCGCTGGTGATTTCTTGCTCCACTTTTGAGATTGGCTCCTACGACTTGGAGCGAGACAGACCAGCAAAGTGCGAACCCATCGTGATCCCCATGTGCCAGGGGATCGGCTACAATCTTACCCGCATGCCAAACTTCATGGACCACGATGACCAGAAAGAAGCTGCAATTAAGCTAAATGAGTTTGCCCCTCTTGTGGCTTATGGCTGCGACGTGCATCTCCGCTttttcctctgctccctgtaCGCCCCCATGTGCACGGACAAAGTGTCAACCTCCATCCCCGCCTGCAGACCCATGTGCGAGCAGGCGCGGGAGAGATGCGCCCCCATCATGAAGAAGTTCAGCTACACCTGGCCGGATTCGCTGGACTGCTCCAAGTTGCCCACCAGGAACGATCCTAACGCGCTGTGCATGGAAGCGCCAGAGAATGAGACCAGAGTGGTGGAGGGCAAGAAAGGCGAGGGCATGCTTCCTGTGCCACCTCGCCCCCGGCAATCTGGCACCAACACTAATCGCTCTCCAGGCAGCATGGGCTCCTGCGAAAATCCAGACAAGTTCCAGTTTGTTGAGAAGAGTCAGTCCTGTGCCCCCCGATGCTCCCCTGCTGTGGATGTTTTCTGGTCCAGGCAGGACAAGGACTTTGCGTTCATTTGGATGACAGTGTGGTCCATTCTCTGTTTTGTCTCCACAGCATTCACTGTCCTGACTTTCCTTTTGGAGCCGCACCGCTTCCAGTACCCAGAGCGGCCCATTATCTTCCTCTCTATGTGCTACAATGTCTACTCAGTGGCTTTTATAATCCGCTCTGTGGCTGGTGCTGAAAATATAGCCTGTGACCGAGAACATGGAGAGCTCTACATCATCCAGGAAGGGCTGGAGTCCACAGGGTGCACTATTGTCTTCCTCATCTTGTACTACTTTGGCATGGCCTCCTCGATCTGGTGGGTGATCTTAACCCTCACCTGGTTTTTGGCAGCGGGGAAAAAGTGGGGTCATGAGGCTATAGAAGCTCACAGCAACTACTTCCACATGGCAGCGTGGGGCATCCCTGCACTGAAGACCATCATTATCCTCACTATGAGGAAGGTAGCAGGAGATGAGCTCACAGGACTGTGCTATGTGGGCAGCATGGACTCTGGGGCATTGACAGGCTTTGTCCTTATACCTCTGTCCTGTTACCTGGTCATTGGAACCTCCTTTATCCTCACAGGCTTTGTAGCTCTGTTCCATATTCGCAAAGTGATGAAAACAGAGGGCACCAACACAGAGAAGCTTGAGAAGCTCATGGTGAAAATTGGCATCTACTCCATCCTGTACACTGTGCCAGCCACGTGCGTGATAGTTTGCTACTTCTATGAAAGGCTCAATATGGACTACTGGAAACTCCGGGGGCTTCAAATGAAGTGTGGCTCTTTTAACAGCCATCACAGTGACTGCTCACTGCAAAGCTCAGTACCCACAGTGGCAGTGTTCATGCTTAAGATCTTCATGTCACTGGTGGTGGGCATCACCAGCGGAGTGTGGGTCTGGAGCTCCAAGACCCTGCAGACCTGGCAGGGCCTGTGCAGCAGGAAGCTGACAGACAGGACTAGTAACAGAAAGCCTTGCAACAGTGTGAGCTGTAGCAGCACACAGTGCCACTACAAGTCTCCTGCTGTGGTCCTGCACATGGCTAAGACTGAGTTGCACTCGGACAACCccacacatgtctga